From a single Kitasatospora sp. NBC_00458 genomic region:
- the aspS gene encoding aspartate--tRNA(Asn) ligase, with amino-acid sequence MIHPTTRVLAAELPGRVGESVEISGWLHRRRGLKSVTFLILRDRSGLAQVVTAGGGPDLPEETVLRVRGTVTANPQAPDGVELTGPEVEVLSSLAEPPPFSLFRPTVPAALPVVLDHAPVALRHPHLSAVHRVSAASVAGFRSTLDGLGFTEIQTPKVVSSATESGANVFALDWFGERAYLAQSPQFFKQTMVGVFERVYETGPVFRAEPHDTARHLAQYTSLDAELGFITDHREVMAVVREAVAGMVAAVAERAFRAVGLLSVELPRVPEEIPWIHFSEAMRLLGADEPDLAPAHERALGEWALREHGSEFLFVVGYPMRKRPFYTHPEPGRPEYSNSFDLLFRGLELVTGGQRLHRHEDYLAALAARGESPEPYASYLAAFAHGMPPHGGFALGLERWTTRLTRADNVRRSTLFPRDLHRLSP; translated from the coding sequence ATGATCCACCCGACCACCCGTGTCCTGGCCGCCGAACTACCCGGCCGCGTCGGCGAATCCGTCGAGATCAGCGGCTGGCTGCACCGCCGCCGCGGACTGAAGTCCGTCACCTTCCTGATCCTCCGGGACCGCTCCGGCCTCGCCCAGGTGGTGACCGCCGGGGGCGGCCCCGACCTCCCGGAGGAGACCGTGCTGCGCGTCCGCGGCACCGTCACCGCCAACCCCCAGGCGCCTGACGGGGTCGAGCTCACCGGGCCGGAGGTCGAGGTGCTGTCCAGCCTCGCCGAGCCGCCGCCGTTCAGCCTGTTCCGGCCGACCGTGCCGGCCGCGCTGCCGGTCGTCCTGGACCACGCGCCGGTGGCGCTGCGGCACCCGCACCTCAGCGCCGTCCACCGCGTCTCGGCCGCCTCGGTGGCCGGCTTCCGGTCCACCCTGGACGGCCTCGGCTTCACCGAGATCCAGACCCCGAAGGTCGTCTCCTCGGCCACCGAGTCCGGGGCGAACGTCTTCGCCCTCGACTGGTTCGGCGAGCGGGCGTACCTCGCGCAGTCGCCGCAGTTCTTCAAGCAGACCATGGTCGGCGTCTTCGAGCGGGTCTACGAGACCGGACCGGTCTTCCGGGCCGAACCGCACGACACCGCCCGGCACTTGGCGCAGTACACCAGCCTGGACGCCGAGCTGGGCTTCATCACCGACCACCGCGAGGTGATGGCCGTCGTCCGCGAGGCCGTCGCCGGGATGGTCGCCGCGGTCGCCGAACGCGCCTTCCGGGCCGTCGGACTGCTGTCGGTGGAGCTCCCGCGGGTGCCGGAGGAGATCCCGTGGATCCACTTCTCCGAGGCCATGCGGCTGCTGGGCGCCGACGAGCCGGACCTCGCCCCGGCCCACGAGCGCGCCCTCGGCGAGTGGGCGCTGCGCGAGCACGGCAGCGAGTTCCTGTTCGTGGTCGGCTACCCGATGCGCAAGCGCCCGTTCTACACCCACCCGGAGCCCGGGCGGCCCGAGTACTCCAACAGCTTCGACCTGCTGTTCCGGGGTCTGGAACTGGTGACCGGCGGGCAGCGCCTGCACCGGCACGAGGACTACCTGGCCGCCCTCGCCGCCCGGGGCGAGTCGCCGGAGCCGTACGCGAGCTACCTCGCGGCCTTCGCCCACGGGATGCCGCCGCACGGGGGCTTCGCCCTCGGCCTGGAGCGCTGGACCACCCGGCTCACCCGCGCCGACAACGTCCGCCGCAGCACCCTGTTCCCGCGCGACCTGCACCGCCTGTCGCCCTGA